In Synechococcus sp. KORDI-52, one genomic interval encodes:
- a CDS encoding anthranilate synthase component I family protein — translation MISPKRLDLPWQEPIALARQLAHAYGEQGLVWLDGDGSQLGRWATLAAAPQEIICCRGLPWEPGATNPFEALRGLPPGHWCGWLSYEAAAWVEPGNPWASDGMATLWIARHDPVLRFDLQRRRVWIEGSSTKALENLTQHLVPRTQPPTGKPAAIPLEAWRHHTTTDQYAAGVRHIRELIAAGDLFQANLTACCSTAWPEGSSVLELFLTLRNTCPAPFAGLIISDQNEALMSSSPERFLQVSAQGAVQTRPIKGTRPRHAKPEHDANLAAELVCSDKDRAENVMIVDLLRNDLGRACRPGSIQVPQLVGLESYASVHHLTSVVEGQLNAGLSWVDLLEACWPGGSISGAPKLRACQRLHELEPTSRGPYCGSLLRVDWDGSFDSNILIRSLLRQGDTLRAHAGCGIVADSDPLGEAEELMWKLQPLLEALT, via the coding sequence ATGATCAGCCCGAAGCGGCTTGACCTGCCCTGGCAGGAGCCCATAGCCCTGGCCCGCCAACTGGCCCATGCCTATGGGGAACAGGGCCTGGTCTGGCTGGATGGCGACGGAAGCCAGCTGGGGCGATGGGCCACCCTGGCTGCCGCCCCTCAGGAGATCATCTGCTGTCGCGGCCTCCCCTGGGAACCAGGAGCGACCAATCCCTTCGAGGCCCTGCGTGGGCTGCCCCCAGGGCATTGGTGCGGCTGGCTGAGCTATGAAGCCGCCGCATGGGTGGAACCGGGAAATCCCTGGGCTAGCGATGGCATGGCCACGCTTTGGATCGCCCGCCACGATCCGGTGCTGCGCTTCGATCTCCAGCGACGCAGGGTATGGATCGAAGGCTCCAGCACCAAGGCTCTGGAGAACCTGACCCAACACTTGGTTCCTCGCACTCAGCCACCCACGGGCAAGCCCGCCGCCATCCCTCTCGAGGCATGGCGTCACCACACCACAACAGATCAGTACGCCGCAGGCGTGCGGCACATCCGTGAACTGATCGCAGCAGGCGATCTCTTCCAAGCCAATCTCACGGCGTGTTGCAGCACAGCCTGGCCCGAGGGAAGCAGTGTTTTGGAACTGTTTCTCACCCTGAGAAACACCTGTCCAGCTCCTTTTGCAGGACTGATCATCAGCGACCAGAACGAAGCGTTGATGTCATCTTCACCGGAACGATTTCTGCAGGTAAGTGCCCAGGGAGCCGTGCAAACCCGACCGATCAAAGGCACGAGACCGCGCCATGCCAAGCCTGAACACGACGCAAACCTTGCCGCAGAACTCGTGTGCAGCGACAAAGACCGCGCGGAAAACGTGATGATCGTCGACTTGCTGCGCAACGACCTTGGTCGTGCCTGCAGGCCGGGTTCGATTCAGGTTCCCCAACTGGTGGGACTCGAAAGTTATGCCTCCGTTCATCACCTCACCTCGGTCGTGGAGGGACAGCTGAATGCCGGGTTGAGTTGGGTCGATCTTTTGGAAGCCTGTTGGCCTGGAGGGTCAATCAGCGGGGCACCCAAACTGCGGGCCTGCCAACGGCTGCATGAACTCGAGCCCACCAGCCGGGGGCCTTACTGCGGATCGCTGCTGCGGGTCGACTGGGATGGCAGTTTCGACAGCAACATCTTGATTCGGTCTCTGCTTCGACAGGGCGACACCCTCAGGGCCCATGCCGGCTGCGGGATTGTGGCCGACTCGGATCCCCTCGGCGAAGCAGAGGAATTGATGTGGAAACTGCAGCCGCTGCTGGAGGCGCTGACATGA
- a CDS encoding aminotransferase class IV — MTSSIAWLDGQWGTTASLKLPLDDRALLLADGLFETVLVRNGEPQLLEEHLQRWTNSAALLGMDPPPQRNAVEPLLQEAIQRNRLSEGHGALRLNWSRGSTEQRGIGLPASGHHRFWLTLHPCTPTFTSITTITSRHECRNASSRLSRCKTFAYGQAIQARREAQDQGADDALLLNTAGVMSCGTAANLLVRRHGQWLTPPLSSGCLPGVMRGRALAQGIAVETELTAEFDADDQAVLINSLSCRPIASHNGQPMAATTTAVELWHALLH, encoded by the coding sequence ATGACGTCATCCATTGCCTGGCTCGACGGCCAGTGGGGAACAACAGCAAGCCTGAAGCTTCCGCTCGACGACCGGGCTCTGCTCCTCGCAGATGGCCTCTTTGAAACCGTGCTGGTCCGCAACGGTGAGCCGCAACTCCTGGAGGAGCACCTGCAGCGATGGACCAACAGTGCTGCGCTGCTGGGCATGGACCCACCACCCCAGCGCAACGCAGTGGAACCTCTCCTTCAGGAAGCGATTCAACGCAACCGGCTGAGCGAAGGCCATGGGGCCCTGCGCCTCAACTGGAGCCGTGGCAGTACGGAACAACGCGGAATCGGTCTTCCAGCCTCAGGACATCACCGGTTTTGGCTCACCCTCCATCCCTGCACGCCGACGTTTACATCCATCACCACCATCACCAGCCGCCATGAGTGCCGCAACGCCTCCAGCCGGCTGAGCCGCTGCAAAACCTTCGCCTACGGACAAGCCATCCAGGCCCGTAGGGAAGCGCAGGACCAAGGAGCCGACGACGCTCTGCTCTTGAACACGGCTGGGGTCATGAGTTGTGGAACGGCCGCCAATCTGCTGGTTAGGCGTCACGGACAGTGGCTGACACCGCCCCTCAGCAGCGGCTGTCTTCCAGGGGTGATGCGGGGCCGTGCACTGGCCCAGGGCATTGCGGTAGAAACCGAGCTGACGGCCGAGTTCGATGCCGACGATCAGGCCGTTCTGATCAACAGCCTCAGCTGCCGTCCGATCGCATCCCACAACGGTCAGCCCATGGCGGCAACGACGACTGCAGTGGAGCTATGGCACGCCCTGCTCCATTGA
- the queC gene encoding 7-cyano-7-deazaguanine synthase QueC — translation MSQRTAIALLSGGLDSATAAALAVEQGDRVIGLSFDYGQRHRRELDAAAAVAQRLGLAEHHCIAVNLGSWGGSALTDASISIPTDGVEGGSIPSTYVPGRNTVFISIGLSLAEARGAERLVIGVNAIDYSGYPDCRPDYLQAFQALADLASKAGREGHGAQLWAPLVQWSKVRIVEEALRLDVPIATTWSCYSGGTVPCGVCDSCRIRDAALREAGRPDLCSQAME, via the coding sequence ATGAGTCAACGCACTGCCATCGCTCTGCTGTCCGGCGGGCTGGATTCCGCCACAGCCGCAGCACTTGCTGTCGAGCAAGGCGACCGCGTGATCGGCCTCTCCTTCGACTACGGCCAGCGCCATCGCCGCGAATTGGATGCCGCCGCTGCCGTCGCTCAGCGGCTTGGCTTGGCAGAGCATCACTGCATCGCCGTGAATCTGGGCAGCTGGGGGGGTTCAGCCCTCACCGACGCCAGCATCTCAATTCCAACCGACGGCGTTGAGGGGGGCAGCATCCCGTCCACCTATGTGCCCGGGCGCAACACCGTGTTCATCTCCATTGGCCTCAGCCTGGCTGAGGCACGTGGTGCCGAACGCTTGGTCATTGGTGTCAATGCGATCGACTACTCGGGGTATCCAGACTGTCGACCTGACTATCTCCAGGCCTTCCAAGCTCTTGCCGACCTGGCAAGCAAGGCAGGTCGTGAAGGTCATGGCGCCCAACTCTGGGCGCCCCTTGTGCAGTGGAGCAAGGTTCGCATCGTTGAGGAAGCTCTTCGCCTGGATGTTCCTATCGCTACAACCTGGAGCTGCTACAGCGGCGGAACCGTTCCCTGCGGTGTCTGTGACAGTTGCCGCATTCGCGATGCGGCACTGCGCGAAGCAGGACGGCCTGACCTCTGCAGCCAGGCGATGGAATGA
- a CDS encoding HAD-IIB family hydrolase translates to MTAGVESSWWVVTDLDGTLLDHNYDWSPAKDLLCQLQQRRVPVIPCTSKTAEEVRGFRAEAGLHDPYIVENGGALHGETSAGDPWELALGVDWTELKPQLQRLQDELGEPLRPLDELSEAEGQQLLGLSGESLRQAQRRCFSVPFVPPSAEGRHRLDVLVQRMGLTVVQGNRMGHLLGPNVSKGKALATLKRHLGAEQVKVLALGDSPNDLPLLDVADVAVVVPGPSGPHAELRSGIAAGRFQLAAAPHASGWDEAVRRILRI, encoded by the coding sequence ATGACCGCGGGTGTCGAGTCGAGCTGGTGGGTGGTGACCGATCTCGATGGCACGTTGCTGGATCACAACTACGACTGGTCGCCCGCCAAAGATCTCCTCTGCCAGCTGCAACAGCGCCGGGTGCCGGTGATCCCGTGCACCAGCAAAACGGCGGAGGAAGTGCGTGGCTTCAGAGCAGAGGCGGGGCTGCATGACCCATACATTGTTGAAAACGGCGGCGCTTTGCACGGTGAAACTTCCGCCGGGGATCCTTGGGAGCTCGCTCTGGGGGTGGATTGGACGGAGCTGAAACCCCAGTTGCAGCGTCTTCAGGATGAGCTGGGTGAGCCCCTGCGTCCGTTGGATGAACTCAGCGAGGCAGAGGGTCAGCAGTTGTTAGGGCTCAGTGGTGAGTCTCTGCGCCAGGCGCAGCGGCGCTGCTTCAGTGTTCCTTTCGTTCCGCCGTCGGCGGAGGGTCGGCACCGGCTCGACGTGTTGGTGCAGCGGATGGGGCTGACCGTGGTGCAGGGCAACCGCATGGGGCATCTGCTGGGCCCAAACGTCAGCAAAGGCAAGGCCTTGGCGACCTTGAAGCGTCATCTGGGCGCCGAGCAGGTGAAGGTTTTGGCCTTGGGGGATTCCCCCAACGATCTGCCACTGCTCGATGTAGCCGATGTGGCCGTTGTTGTTCCTGGACCGAGCGGCCCCCATGCTGAGTTGCGTTCCGGCATCGCCGCCGGGAGATTCCAGCTGGCTGCTGCCCCCCATGCCAGCGGTTGGGATGAGGCTGTGCGCCGGATACTTCGGATCTAG
- the fmdA gene encoding formamidase, giving the protein MPETLFKVDLTKPMDQQEMPGHNRWHPDIPAVASVNPGDVFRIECKDWTDGQIKDNDDPQDIADVNLEMVHVLSGPIWVNGAQPGDILVVDILEVGALQGDEWGFTGIFAKENGGGFLTDHFPKAAKAIWDLEGVYTTSRHIPGVRFAGITHPGLIGCAPSMELLNEWNRRETELVNTAPDRRTYGAGLSGSEPVLAALPNPNSAILGNVAAGDFDRIANEAARTVPPREHGGNCDIKNLTKGTRIYFPVYVEGAKLSMGDIHFSQGDGEISFCGAIEMSGYLDLHVDLIKGGMAKYGMVNPMFKTSPVEPHYSDYLVFEGISVDEFEGKQYYMDVHIAYRRACLNAIEYLKKFGYTGEQAYLLLSCAPVEGRISGIVDIPNACCTLALPTSIFDKDILPC; this is encoded by the coding sequence ATGCCCGAGACCCTTTTTAAGGTGGATCTCACCAAGCCGATGGACCAGCAGGAGATGCCTGGTCATAACAGGTGGCACCCCGACATTCCTGCTGTTGCCTCCGTCAATCCAGGTGATGTGTTCCGCATCGAATGCAAGGACTGGACCGATGGACAGATCAAGGACAACGACGACCCGCAAGATATCGCTGACGTCAACCTGGAGATGGTTCACGTCCTGAGTGGCCCGATCTGGGTGAACGGTGCTCAGCCCGGAGACATCCTGGTGGTGGACATCCTTGAGGTAGGTGCCCTCCAAGGTGATGAATGGGGGTTCACGGGAATTTTCGCCAAAGAGAATGGCGGCGGGTTCCTGACCGATCATTTCCCCAAAGCAGCCAAAGCCATCTGGGATCTGGAAGGTGTCTACACCACATCGCGCCACATCCCCGGTGTGCGCTTCGCGGGAATCACGCACCCTGGATTGATCGGCTGTGCCCCGTCCATGGAACTGCTCAACGAGTGGAACCGCAGGGAAACAGAACTGGTCAACACCGCACCGGATCGCAGGACCTACGGTGCGGGTCTTTCCGGCAGTGAGCCCGTGCTCGCCGCCCTGCCCAACCCCAACAGTGCCATTCTTGGCAATGTGGCGGCGGGTGATTTCGATCGCATCGCTAATGAAGCAGCACGCACCGTTCCTCCCCGGGAACATGGCGGTAACTGCGACATCAAGAACCTCACCAAAGGCACACGGATCTACTTCCCTGTGTATGTGGAAGGGGCAAAACTTTCCATGGGAGACATCCACTTCTCCCAGGGTGATGGAGAGATCTCCTTCTGTGGTGCCATCGAGATGTCAGGCTATCTCGACCTGCATGTTGATCTGATTAAGGGTGGCATGGCCAAATACGGGATGGTCAATCCCATGTTCAAGACCAGCCCTGTTGAGCCTCATTACAGCGACTACCTCGTGTTCGAGGGTATTTCTGTTGATGAATTCGAAGGCAAGCAGTACTACATGGATGTGCACATTGCATACCGTCGTGCCTGCTTGAATGCCATTGAGTACCTGAAGAAATTCGGCTACACCGGCGAACAGGCTTACCTGCTCTTGAGTTGTGCACCTGTCGAAGGCAGGATCAGCGGCATTGTCGACATTCCCAATGCATGCTGCACCCTGGCATTGCCAACCTCCATCTTTGACAAAGACATTCTTCCTTGCTGA
- a CDS encoding DUF1830 domain-containing protein — protein sequence MIECVYRNDTDRMVIVKCIGKDHFYREKVVMPTEVFWFEAPQDARLEIWKMSMSGQMLHVRADVSDYAMNEEPATESLWAS from the coding sequence ATGATTGAGTGCGTTTACCGAAACGACACCGACCGGATGGTGATCGTGAAATGCATTGGTAAGGACCACTTCTATCGCGAGAAGGTGGTGATGCCTACGGAAGTCTTCTGGTTTGAAGCGCCTCAGGATGCACGCCTAGAAATCTGGAAAATGTCAATGAGCGGGCAGATGTTGCATGTGCGTGCCGATGTAAGCGACTACGCCATGAATGAAGAGCCTGCAACGGAATCCCTCTGGGCCAGCTAG
- a CDS encoding formamidase: MASTGSVSSWDESLLVAMIQYPVPVIKGPEDIQTQVDQICKAVATTKAGYPEADLIVMPEYSTQGLNTSIWTYDEMLLTIDSPEIGRFKQACKENDVWGVFSLMEVNDDPSKPPFNSAIIINSDGEIALHYRKLQPWVPIEPWSPGNYGMPVCDGPKGSKLAVCICHDGMFPELAREAAYKGANVYIRISGYSTQVNDQWIWTNRTNAWQNLMYTISVNLAGYDGVFYYFGEGTVCNYDGNVIQQGHRNPWEIVTAELFPRLVDKARENWALENNIFNLGCRAYVGKPGGEKENYLTWVEDLAKGEYKLPWDSSVRIRDGWKYYPEGVKLGPMPKNGTTAAKPTESVAL, encoded by the coding sequence ATGGCCAGCACAGGCAGCGTAAGTTCCTGGGACGAATCACTCCTCGTTGCAATGATTCAGTATCCGGTTCCTGTAATCAAAGGACCAGAAGATATTCAGACCCAGGTTGATCAAATTTGCAAGGCAGTGGCGACAACCAAGGCCGGCTATCCGGAAGCTGATCTGATCGTGATGCCGGAGTACTCGACTCAGGGGCTGAACACATCGATCTGGACATACGATGAGATGCTCCTGACCATCGATTCACCAGAGATCGGCCGCTTCAAACAAGCCTGCAAAGAGAACGATGTATGGGGCGTGTTTTCATTAATGGAGGTCAACGACGACCCAAGCAAACCTCCGTTCAATTCAGCCATCATCATCAATTCGGATGGCGAAATAGCACTTCACTATCGGAAACTGCAACCATGGGTCCCCATCGAACCATGGTCGCCCGGCAACTACGGCATGCCTGTCTGCGATGGACCCAAAGGCTCGAAGCTTGCAGTCTGCATCTGCCATGATGGCATGTTCCCAGAACTTGCTCGAGAAGCTGCGTACAAGGGGGCGAACGTCTACATCCGCATTTCTGGTTACTCAACCCAAGTGAATGATCAGTGGATCTGGACCAACCGAACCAATGCTTGGCAAAATCTGATGTACACGATTTCGGTGAACCTTGCTGGATACGATGGTGTGTTTTACTACTTTGGCGAAGGAACAGTTTGCAACTACGACGGTAACGTCATCCAACAAGGGCATCGGAACCCCTGGGAGATCGTTACAGCAGAGCTATTCCCGCGTCTTGTTGACAAGGCAAGGGAAAATTGGGCGCTCGAAAACAACATCTTCAACCTTGGATGCCGTGCCTATGTGGGCAAGCCTGGTGGCGAAAAAGAAAACTACCTCACCTGGGTTGAAGACCTGGCCAAAGGCGAATACAAACTCCCCTGGGACAGCAGCGTTCGGATCCGTGATGGATGGAAGTACTACCCCGAAGGTGTGAAGCTGGGTCCGATGCCAAAGAACGGAACGACAGCTGCCAAACCAACTGAGTCGGTCGCGTTGTAG
- a CDS encoding glycosyl transferase, which yields MDFQQGLISTVHDYSLGNLDAFAFNKELSERPTTLLIPCLMEEFSRPALGLIRDTLSGLKGLNELVVALAAKSAEDVKTAEQFFEGMPFPVRVHWTNGPAVRELLESVGELGLDVTGPPGKGWAVWQGLGVACQNAEVVGLFDADIRTFGSAYPERMLRPLLDRSHGIAYVKAFYSRLSLETQALQGRATRLFVGPLLASLEQVFGPLPYLAYLQSFRYPLAGEFAFTTDLAVNLRIPSDWGLEVGLLSEVYRHVAPSRIAQVDLGLFDHKHKELGQQPTEGLQRMAGEIFGTVLRGLMEHEGCVMSMDQLPTLEVLYRRVGEDRVRQFGLDSAINRLPYDRHGEELAVQNFAGLLRPGLAKLMQAPIAHQLPSWSRLRSCNSALQADLAEAGQADRISLKRPNHNPQRLASELAA from the coding sequence ATGGATTTTCAGCAGGGCTTGATCAGCACCGTTCATGACTACAGCTTGGGCAACCTCGATGCATTTGCCTTCAACAAGGAACTGAGTGAACGACCCACCACCCTGCTGATCCCCTGCCTGATGGAGGAATTCAGCCGACCGGCCCTGGGCCTGATCCGAGACACGCTCTCAGGACTGAAGGGACTCAACGAGTTGGTGGTTGCATTGGCAGCCAAAAGCGCCGAAGACGTCAAGACGGCAGAACAATTTTTTGAAGGGATGCCCTTCCCCGTTCGGGTGCACTGGACCAATGGACCCGCTGTTCGGGAGTTACTCGAATCCGTCGGCGAACTGGGGCTCGACGTCACAGGGCCACCGGGCAAAGGTTGGGCCGTCTGGCAAGGGCTCGGGGTGGCATGCCAGAACGCTGAGGTGGTTGGCCTGTTTGATGCCGACATCAGAACCTTCGGGTCGGCGTATCCAGAGCGCATGCTTCGCCCTCTGCTGGATCGATCCCACGGCATTGCCTACGTCAAAGCTTTTTACAGCCGCCTGTCCCTGGAAACCCAGGCCCTGCAAGGCCGCGCCACCCGCCTGTTCGTTGGTCCGCTACTGGCCAGTCTGGAACAGGTGTTCGGCCCCCTTCCCTACCTGGCCTATTTGCAATCCTTCCGCTATCCCCTGGCGGGTGAGTTCGCCTTCACCACCGATCTGGCGGTGAATCTGCGTATCCCCTCCGACTGGGGGCTGGAGGTTGGCCTGCTCTCTGAGGTGTATCGACACGTAGCACCCAGCCGCATTGCTCAAGTTGACCTTGGGCTGTTTGACCACAAACACAAGGAACTGGGCCAGCAACCGACTGAAGGGTTGCAGCGCATGGCCGGCGAAATCTTTGGAACAGTCCTGCGGGGACTGATGGAACACGAGGGCTGCGTGATGTCGATGGATCAACTGCCGACACTTGAGGTGCTGTATCGGCGGGTCGGAGAGGATCGCGTGCGCCAATTCGGACTTGATTCAGCGATCAATCGGTTGCCCTATGACCGCCACGGTGAAGAACTGGCTGTGCAGAACTTCGCAGGATTGTTGCGCCCTGGCCTGGCCAAACTGATGCAGGCACCAATTGCGCATCAGCTGCCCAGCTGGTCGCGACTGCGCAGTTGCAACTCAGCCCTGCAAGCTGATCTGGCCGAAGCAGGGCAGGCCGACCGAATCTCCCTGAAGCGGCCAAATCACAACCCACAACGATTGGCCTCTGAGCTTGCTGCGTAA
- a CDS encoding NAD(P)-dependent oxidoreductase → MTPVGVLGTGLLGSAIATRLLEQGLDVHIWNRDPSRLVPLVKKGATAINDLSQAAQNNRTLITVLRDGATTASVISAVGALQDSTVIPMGTMGVEESRKLALQVADQGGRYLEAPVLGSRPQALSGTLLVMAGGESDAFTQQQELLKHVAEQPLHVGPVGSGSATKLALNQMIASLTHSFSLSLHLIQQNGVSVETFLKILRPSALYAPTFDKKLQRMLDHHYGDPNFSTALLRKDLRLFLEEATTAGLQNHGLSGLLALLEQAQGTELDDQDYCALHELTILK, encoded by the coding sequence ATGACCCCAGTGGGCGTTCTGGGCACAGGGCTCCTCGGATCGGCCATCGCCACGCGATTGCTGGAGCAGGGGCTCGATGTCCACATCTGGAATCGCGACCCCTCTCGCCTCGTCCCTCTCGTGAAGAAGGGAGCGACGGCGATCAACGATCTAAGCCAAGCTGCACAGAACAACCGAACCCTGATCACGGTCTTGCGTGATGGGGCCACGACAGCATCCGTGATCAGTGCTGTTGGAGCCTTGCAGGACTCAACGGTGATCCCGATGGGGACCATGGGCGTAGAGGAAAGCCGCAAGCTCGCCCTGCAAGTCGCTGACCAAGGTGGGCGTTACCTGGAGGCACCGGTTCTCGGGAGCCGGCCGCAGGCTCTGAGCGGCACCCTGCTGGTGATGGCGGGTGGTGAGAGCGATGCCTTCACTCAACAGCAGGAACTTCTGAAGCATGTCGCGGAGCAGCCGCTGCACGTCGGGCCGGTGGGCAGTGGCTCAGCCACCAAGCTTGCCCTGAATCAAATGATCGCCAGCCTGACCCACAGCTTTTCGCTCTCCCTCCATTTGATTCAGCAGAACGGGGTTTCGGTGGAAACCTTCCTGAAGATCCTGCGGCCCTCAGCGCTCTACGCACCAACCTTCGACAAAAAACTCCAGCGCATGCTGGATCACCACTACGGCGATCCCAACTTCAGCACCGCCTTACTGCGTAAAGACCTACGCCTTTTTCTGGAGGAAGCCACAACCGCTGGACTCCAAAACCATGGACTCTCCGGTTTGCTTGCACTGCTCGAACAAGCGCAGGGCACTGAGCTGGACGACCAGGACTATTGCGCTCTGCACGAACTCACCATCCTGAAATGA
- a CDS encoding alpha-amylase family glycosyl hydrolase, which produces MQLPREETLRILLGDLYPDDSSGDGQELSSQLLQILSQSSGDGDMDEHMHRWDGRDVVLITYADTIADEGVPGLQALKAFVNRHLHPFAAVIHVLPFLQSTSDGGFAVASHTKLETRFGDWSDLAALAHGRRLMADLVLNHVSASHPWVQQFMRDEEPGRSCVLEAAPHPCWADVVRPRSSNLFTQLRGPKGARQVWTTFGPDQVDLNWRSAEVLRGFARLMQRMTEHGVRWIRLDAVGFVWKEPHTSCIHLPQAHQLVQVLRLLLDQVGPDGVVVTETNVPEQENLSYLRSGDEAHLAYNFPLPPLLLEASVSGRADLLNAWLSRWPHLPQQTGLLNFTACHDGIGLRPLEGLMPKKRLLQLLIGCEQRGGLVSHRMLSSGDEVPYEINISWWSAMADGGIDPTYLQRERFLLTQLMMLALPGVPAFYLPALLAAPNDLTRFRRTGHRRDLNRPKFTTQALERRLADPDADPSMLLPVLRRALAERAVHRALHPDASMTVLSADRSDCVLLQRARGGETLVAVHNMTASRLSLRLSRLGGDVNEPWADCLSGQLFAPQQLHSLEPYAVHWLVQP; this is translated from the coding sequence ATGCAGCTCCCGCGCGAAGAAACGCTGCGGATACTGCTTGGTGATCTTTACCCCGACGATTCTTCCGGGGACGGCCAGGAGTTGTCGTCGCAATTGCTGCAGATCTTGAGCCAATCGTCAGGAGATGGCGATATGGATGAACACATGCACCGTTGGGATGGCCGCGATGTGGTCTTGATCACCTACGCCGACACCATTGCCGATGAGGGTGTGCCAGGTCTTCAAGCGCTGAAGGCGTTTGTGAATCGCCATCTTCATCCCTTTGCAGCTGTGATTCATGTGTTGCCGTTTCTGCAATCCACCAGTGATGGGGGGTTTGCGGTGGCCAGCCACACAAAGCTCGAGACGCGTTTCGGCGATTGGAGCGACCTTGCCGCCCTCGCCCATGGCCGGCGGCTCATGGCTGATCTCGTTCTCAATCACGTGTCGGCGTCTCACCCCTGGGTGCAGCAGTTCATGCGGGATGAAGAGCCCGGCCGCTCCTGCGTGCTGGAGGCAGCACCTCATCCCTGCTGGGCGGATGTTGTTCGTCCACGCAGTTCCAATCTGTTCACGCAATTGAGGGGCCCGAAAGGTGCGCGCCAGGTGTGGACCACCTTTGGTCCTGACCAGGTTGATCTCAACTGGCGCAGTGCGGAGGTGCTGCGAGGCTTTGCCCGTTTGATGCAGCGCATGACTGAACACGGGGTGCGTTGGATCCGTCTTGATGCTGTGGGTTTCGTCTGGAAGGAACCCCACACCTCCTGCATCCACCTGCCGCAGGCCCATCAACTGGTGCAGGTGTTGCGCCTGCTGCTCGATCAGGTGGGGCCCGATGGCGTTGTGGTGACGGAGACCAACGTGCCGGAGCAGGAAAACCTGTCGTATCTGAGGAGTGGTGATGAAGCGCACCTGGCCTATAACTTTCCGCTGCCGCCCTTGTTGCTGGAGGCCAGCGTCAGTGGCCGCGCCGATCTCCTGAATGCCTGGCTGAGTCGTTGGCCCCACTTGCCGCAGCAGACAGGGCTGCTCAATTTCACCGCCTGTCATGACGGCATCGGCTTAAGGCCGCTGGAGGGCCTGATGCCCAAGAAGCGCTTGTTGCAGCTGTTGATCGGTTGTGAACAACGGGGTGGACTGGTCAGCCACAGGATGCTGAGTTCAGGCGACGAAGTTCCCTACGAGATCAATATCAGCTGGTGGAGTGCCATGGCTGATGGGGGAATTGATCCCACCTATCTCCAACGGGAGAGGTTTTTGCTGACCCAGCTGATGATGTTGGCCTTGCCCGGCGTTCCGGCCTTCTACCTGCCCGCGTTGCTGGCGGCTCCCAATGATCTGACCCGCTTTCGCCGCACGGGCCATCGACGGGATCTGAATCGGCCCAAGTTCACAACTCAAGCCTTGGAGCGACGTCTCGCGGATCCTGATGCCGATCCATCGATGCTGCTTCCGGTGCTCAGGCGGGCTCTGGCGGAACGTGCTGTACATCGGGCATTGCATCCGGATGCCTCCATGACGGTGCTGAGCGCGGATCGGAGTGATTGCGTTCTCCTGCAGCGTGCCCGCGGGGGGGAAACGTTGGTGGCGGTTCACAACATGACGGCATCGCGACTGAGCTTGCGCCTCAGTCGCTTGGGTGGCGATGTGAACGAGCCCTGGGCCGATTGCCTGAGCGGTCAGTTGTTCGCACCACAGCAGTTGCATTCGCTAGAGCCTTATGCGGTTCATTGGTTGGTTCAGCCATGA